The following proteins are encoded in a genomic region of Candidatus Kryptobacter tengchongensis:
- a CDS encoding ABC-2 type transport system ATP-binding protein encodes MIEAIKIIKYFDGKAVLNSVSFSVGKGEICGYIGPNGAGKTTTIKILTGIIKPSGGTAYIDGINIVENPNAVKKIIGYVPESGAVFETLTPMEFLSFVGRVYQMDETTIIKRITELMEIFEIYEHRNEPMLSFSKGMKQKIVIISALMHDPKVLFLDEPLNGLDANAIQVFKEIIKKLAENNRTIFYSSHLLDVIEKICDKLIIINHGEIIASGTVEEILKIADVTDLNNAFIKLTGSEKLGEKIHNFINKVK; translated from the coding sequence ATGATTGAAGCAATCAAGATAATAAAATACTTTGATGGTAAAGCGGTTTTAAACAGCGTAAGCTTTAGTGTCGGGAAGGGAGAGATCTGCGGATATATCGGACCAAATGGTGCTGGGAAGACAACAACGATAAAAATTCTCACCGGTATAATCAAACCATCAGGTGGCACCGCATATATAGATGGAATAAATATAGTTGAAAATCCAAACGCTGTAAAGAAAATAATTGGCTATGTCCCAGAATCAGGAGCAGTGTTTGAAACATTAACCCCTATGGAATTTCTCTCTTTCGTTGGTAGAGTTTATCAAATGGATGAAACAACGATCATAAAAAGAATAACTGAATTGATGGAGATCTTTGAAATCTATGAACATAGAAACGAGCCAATGTTAAGTTTTTCTAAAGGAATGAAACAAAAGATTGTGATCATATCCGCCCTTATGCATGACCCAAAGGTTCTGTTTCTTGATGAGCCATTGAACGGTCTTGATGCAAATGCAATACAAGTTTTCAAGGAAATCATAAAAAAGCTTGCCGAAAATAACAGAACTATCTTCTACTCTTCACACTTACTTGATGTCATTGAAAAAATCTGTGATAAACTCATCATAATTAACCATGGCGAAATCATAGCCTCTGGAACAGTTGAAGAGATACTAAAAATTGCGGATGTAACAGATTTGAACAACGCTTTCATAAAACTAACGGGAAGTGAAAAACTCGGGGAGAAAATTCACAATTTCATCAACAAGGTAAAGTGA
- a CDS encoding myo-inositol-1(or 4)-monophosphatase has protein sequence MNRCREFEVAISAVLEAGEVLMRYFKNKNYHITYKSKFGKSPVTDADIKSNEILKKNIVSAFPDDGWFSEETADDMLRLEKRRVWIVDPLDGTKSFIRGVSEFTISIALVEDGIPIVGVVYNPPGEELYFASRGNGAYLFKGDTLRGLKNLNVEEIKDYRFYASKSKKSVKEAVIIASRGEIEKNETLKNLVGKFGEVRFRKSIAYKIVSVAIGWADALVSLSSKNEWDIAGAHVIAEEAGLKVTDSFGEKIFYNERNAKKKGIIVANEILHDEILKILNLRK, from the coding sequence ATGAATCGTTGTAGAGAGTTTGAGGTGGCTATAAGTGCGGTTCTTGAGGCTGGAGAAGTTTTGATGCGGTATTTCAAGAATAAAAATTATCATATCACATATAAAAGCAAGTTTGGAAAAAGCCCCGTCACCGATGCGGATATTAAATCAAATGAAATTTTGAAGAAGAATATCGTTTCTGCCTTTCCTGATGATGGGTGGTTTTCAGAGGAGACGGCGGATGATATGTTAAGACTGGAAAAACGAAGAGTTTGGATTGTTGATCCACTTGATGGAACAAAAAGTTTTATAAGGGGAGTCTCTGAGTTTACGATTTCAATTGCCCTTGTTGAAGATGGGATTCCCATTGTCGGTGTCGTTTATAATCCGCCAGGTGAGGAATTGTATTTCGCCAGCAGAGGTAACGGTGCGTATTTGTTTAAAGGTGATACATTGAGGGGTTTAAAAAATTTAAATGTTGAAGAGATTAAAGATTACCGATTTTACGCATCTAAATCTAAAAAATCAGTTAAAGAGGCAGTGATCATTGCAAGTAGGGGGGAAATTGAGAAGAACGAAACATTGAAAAATTTAGTTGGGAAATTTGGTGAGGTGAGGTTTAGAAAAAGTATCGCATATAAAATCGTTAGCGTTGCAATTGGTTGGGCTGATGCGTTGGTAAGTCTTTCAAGTAAGAATGAATGGGACATCGCAGGGGCTCATGTTATAGCGGAGGAGGCGGGCTTGAAAGTTACCGATTCATTTGGTGAGAAAATTTTTTATAATGAGCGAAATGCTAAAAAGAAAGGAATTATTGTGGCTAATGAGATTTTGCATGATGAAATTTTAAAAATTCTAAATTTACGCAAATGA
- a CDS encoding tetrahydromethanopterin S-methyltransferase subunit A has protein sequence MTQKFQIDKILSELEKGMSLEKCRKCGCMKETLESLLSISKSVPDFGNLIENLEMWLGQMGEVKYECLGCRYCYPAVAMNVFNQIFPESSSFESGSCVFETKEKIWPSVPGEYFAFCDGANCPVAVSTLASVELAESLAKIRPKELCIVGKTETENIGIEKVIKNTITNPTIHVLLLVGKDAEGHRSGASLIALWENGIDENMRIINSPGKRPILKNVTLQEVETFRKQVKVVDMIGCEDVNKILEKIKEVSEEVTKSCCENFEKEKKSIQVSTVTIIKAKKPDKVEMDKAGYFVIIPQMERKLIIVEHYSYDNKLLRIIEGEEAKAIYWTIIKNGWITQLSHAAYLGKELMKAELSIKFGFKYIQDAQ, from the coding sequence ATGACACAAAAATTTCAAATAGATAAAATTCTCTCCGAGCTTGAAAAGGGGATGAGCCTTGAAAAGTGCAGAAAATGTGGATGTATGAAGGAAACATTGGAAAGCTTACTATCCATCTCTAAATCAGTTCCTGACTTTGGAAACTTAATTGAAAATCTTGAAATGTGGCTTGGACAAATGGGTGAGGTAAAGTATGAATGTCTTGGATGCAGGTATTGCTATCCAGCTGTAGCTATGAATGTCTTCAACCAGATTTTCCCCGAATCTTCAAGCTTTGAAAGCGGAAGTTGTGTTTTTGAAACCAAGGAGAAAATCTGGCCTTCCGTTCCAGGGGAGTATTTCGCTTTTTGCGATGGTGCTAACTGCCCAGTTGCTGTTTCAACTCTTGCAAGCGTTGAACTCGCAGAAAGTCTTGCTAAAATTAGACCGAAGGAACTCTGTATCGTCGGAAAAACCGAGACAGAAAACATAGGCATTGAAAAGGTGATCAAAAATACTATAACAAATCCAACAATCCATGTCCTTCTTCTGGTTGGAAAGGATGCTGAAGGTCATCGCAGTGGAGCAAGTTTGATCGCCCTGTGGGAAAATGGAATTGATGAAAATATGAGAATCATAAACTCTCCCGGTAAGCGTCCAATTTTAAAAAATGTAACCCTTCAAGAAGTGGAAACCTTTCGGAAACAAGTTAAAGTTGTGGATATGATTGGCTGTGAAGATGTAAATAAAATTCTTGAGAAAATTAAAGAAGTCTCAGAAGAAGTTACTAAATCTTGCTGCGAAAATTTTGAAAAAGAGAAAAAATCTATTCAAGTTTCCACTGTAACTATCATAAAAGCTAAAAAACCCGATAAAGTTGAGATGGACAAAGCGGGATACTTTGTAATAATACCTCAGATGGAAAGAAAACTCATCATAGTTGAACATTACTCTTACGATAATAAACTTCTACGAATCATTGAAGGGGAAGAAGCCAAAGCCATCTATTGGACGATCATTAAAAATGGATGGATCACACAGCTCTCGCACGCTGCTTATCTTGGAAAAGAGTTAATGAAAGCCGAACTTTCAATCAAATTTGGATTCAAGTATATCCAAGACGCTCAATGA
- a CDS encoding N-acyl-phosphatidylethanolamine-hydrolysing phospholipase D, with amino-acid sequence MKALFLLLSFVISYLLFDIRGNKVANLKIEYGSINIDGKFYNLDPNFKRGKFSVVFPFIARRIFEMIFGGGSERRRCDFEIVEFDEKLYERKNPENKITWVGHSTFLVQMDGVNFITDPIFSMRAGPFGNKIGSRRYVPPAMRVEQLPKIDFVIISHNHYDHLDILSLKKIVELNSDVKIFVPLKVKKLLDREGIGENTVELDWWDEFNFKGLKIIFTPTQHFSGRWLGDSNETLWGGYVIIGKKKFYFAGDTGYFFGFKLIGDAFGPFDIVCLPIGAYEPSEMMRPVHMNPEEAVRAYMDLKGRIFCAMHWGTFDLSDEKCDEPPKRLFECVKKLNLNVDNFKIFKHGETIKW; translated from the coding sequence ATGAAGGCTTTATTTTTGCTTTTAAGTTTTGTTATATCATATCTGCTATTTGACATAAGAGGGAATAAGGTGGCTAATTTGAAAATTGAGTATGGTAGTATAAACATAGATGGCAAATTTTATAATCTTGACCCGAATTTTAAGCGTGGGAAATTTTCTGTTGTTTTTCCATTTATTGCAAGGAGAATTTTTGAGATGATATTTGGGGGTGGGAGTGAGAGGAGAAGATGTGATTTTGAGATTGTTGAATTTGACGAGAAACTTTATGAGAGAAAAAATCCGGAAAACAAAATAACATGGGTTGGACATTCAACATTTCTTGTCCAGATGGACGGTGTTAATTTTATCACGGACCCTATTTTCAGCATGAGGGCAGGTCCATTTGGAAATAAAATTGGCTCAAGGCGATATGTTCCGCCAGCCATGAGAGTTGAGCAACTTCCCAAAATTGATTTCGTTATAATTTCGCATAACCATTATGATCATCTTGATATTTTAAGTTTAAAGAAGATAGTTGAGCTAAATTCTGATGTTAAAATTTTTGTTCCGTTGAAGGTAAAGAAATTGCTTGATAGGGAAGGGATTGGCGAAAATACAGTTGAATTAGATTGGTGGGATGAGTTTAATTTTAAAGGCTTAAAAATAATTTTTACACCAACCCAGCATTTTTCTGGCAGATGGTTAGGTGATTCTAATGAGACATTATGGGGTGGATATGTTATAATCGGGAAGAAAAAATTTTATTTTGCTGGCGACACAGGTTATTTTTTTGGATTTAAATTAATCGGGGATGCTTTTGGTCCTTTTGATATTGTGTGTCTCCCGATCGGGGCTTATGAACCTTCGGAGATGATGAGACCTGTGCATATGAATCCAGAAGAAGCAGTTAGAGCTTATATGGACCTGAAAGGTAGGATTTTTTGTGCGATGCATTGGGGTACTTTTGATTTATCTGATGAAAAATGTGACGAACCACCTAAGAGATTGTTTGAGTGTGTTAAGAAATTAAATCTCAATGTGGATAATTTCAAGATTTTCAAGCATGGAGAGACAATCAAGTGGTGA
- a CDS encoding iron complex outermembrane recepter protein, whose product MKKALTFFLLLQIFVSFSFAQGKVKGYVFDSETNKPLPGANVYVENLTIGSATDQNGYFEISYVPAGKIDVIASFIGYARQKKTVEMVPGAEVNLTFYLKPTVLPSQTVVVTALIATERESPVVFSNLEKQQIKDFYTTQDVPILLSELPSVLSYSWSGNGIGYNYLNLRGFDQRRISVLVNGIPQNDPEDHGVYWLDMPDLLASAGSVQVQRGAGSAFYGPPAIGGSVNIITSNFSLEPKISLFTGYGSYNTKKHSIAINSGLIENRYLFYSRLSYIATDGYREKSWAKFPAYFFSAIRYDENMTTQINLYGGPFEDHLVYRGIPKSWVKDKSKRRANLNYMDVTTRDDEIENFSQPHYEFLHEWRLSDNLVLNNTLFYIRGVGFWDMDASWADTIYFRLSSPYALKYGFSTSSQNPGEAIARYFIDLNQYGWLPRLMLKHDGGELTIGAEFRLHRGLHWGKIVWAQNLPEKLPSDYKFYQYRGAKDIISYYIHEFFKLKPNLKLMASLQFVYNRYRVYNEKEFYDYDLGKWVSNEFTVPFYFLNPKIGVSYDLTKNINIFGSFSITSREPSRRDLYDASDGHWYPWGKRPNFEVRPDGSYDFTKPLVKPERLFDLEFGGGYFSDNYKFTANFYYMDFKDELVKSGQLNIFGDPIVGNAEKTRHVGVELTFELKDLLINGFEISGNATISRNKIIKHGVYVWENPYTGEKYSTPRRIPLDGKRIAGFPDNMASLRISYRKSGLFISILGKYVGDFYTDNFNLIPSNNVNRIDRKVDAYTVFDLTAGYKIDKVLSFKNVELKLQVNNLFNALYAGSGVGDEFYPGAERNYFVGIGFEF is encoded by the coding sequence ATGAAAAAAGCATTAACTTTTTTCCTGCTTTTGCAAATTTTTGTGTCTTTCTCATTTGCTCAGGGCAAAGTCAAAGGTTATGTTTTTGACTCTGAAACAAATAAACCACTTCCAGGAGCAAATGTTTATGTGGAAAACTTGACAATTGGCTCGGCAACGGATCAAAATGGTTATTTTGAGATAAGCTATGTCCCGGCTGGGAAAATAGATGTCATTGCAAGTTTTATTGGTTACGCAAGGCAGAAGAAAACAGTTGAAATGGTCCCTGGGGCGGAGGTTAATTTGACTTTTTATCTTAAACCAACCGTGCTCCCATCTCAAACTGTTGTTGTCACAGCTCTTATAGCGACTGAGCGAGAATCTCCTGTTGTTTTTTCAAATCTTGAAAAGCAACAGATAAAAGATTTCTATACAACTCAGGATGTTCCAATTTTGCTTTCGGAGCTTCCATCTGTTCTCTCATACTCTTGGTCGGGAAATGGGATAGGGTATAATTATTTGAATCTTCGTGGTTTTGACCAAAGGCGAATTTCTGTTCTTGTGAACGGGATACCTCAAAATGACCCTGAAGACCATGGGGTTTATTGGCTTGATATGCCCGATTTGCTTGCGAGCGCTGGGAGTGTTCAGGTTCAAAGAGGTGCTGGAAGCGCATTTTATGGTCCACCTGCAATTGGTGGCTCTGTTAATATCATAACTTCAAATTTTTCACTTGAACCAAAAATTTCACTTTTCACAGGTTATGGAAGCTACAATACGAAAAAACATTCAATTGCAATAAATTCTGGATTAATTGAAAACAGATATTTATTTTACAGTCGTCTTTCCTATATAGCCACGGATGGTTACAGGGAGAAATCATGGGCTAAGTTTCCAGCTTATTTCTTTAGCGCGATAAGATATGATGAAAATATGACAACGCAAATCAACCTTTATGGTGGTCCCTTTGAAGATCATTTAGTCTATCGCGGGATCCCAAAATCGTGGGTGAAAGATAAAAGCAAAAGAAGGGCAAATCTAAATTATATGGATGTCACAACAAGAGATGATGAGATTGAAAATTTCAGTCAACCGCATTATGAATTTCTACATGAATGGAGGTTAAGCGATAATTTGGTTTTAAATAATACATTGTTTTACATCCGCGGTGTTGGATTTTGGGATATGGATGCTTCATGGGCTGATACAATTTATTTTCGTCTTTCAAGTCCATATGCGTTGAAATATGGCTTTTCAACATCATCTCAAAATCCTGGTGAAGCTATAGCACGGTATTTCATTGATTTAAACCAATATGGGTGGTTGCCAAGGCTGATGCTTAAACATGATGGTGGGGAATTAACAATAGGTGCTGAATTTAGATTACACAGAGGACTTCACTGGGGAAAGATTGTATGGGCTCAAAATCTTCCAGAGAAGTTACCAAGTGATTACAAATTTTATCAATATAGGGGCGCAAAAGATATAATTTCGTATTATATTCACGAATTTTTCAAGCTAAAACCAAATTTGAAGTTGATGGCGAGTTTGCAATTTGTTTACAATAGATACAGAGTTTATAACGAAAAGGAATTTTATGATTACGATTTGGGCAAATGGGTAAGCAATGAGTTTACAGTTCCGTTTTACTTTTTGAACCCGAAAATTGGGGTAAGTTATGATTTAACAAAGAATATAAACATATTCGGTAGTTTCTCAATTACAAGTAGAGAGCCAAGCAGAAGAGATTTATATGACGCAAGTGATGGGCATTGGTATCCGTGGGGCAAGAGACCAAATTTTGAAGTCAGACCAGATGGAAGTTATGATTTCACAAAGCCACTTGTTAAACCAGAGCGACTTTTTGACCTTGAATTTGGAGGTGGCTATTTTTCCGATAATTATAAGTTTACCGCAAACTTCTATTATATGGATTTCAAAGATGAACTTGTGAAAAGCGGACAATTGAATATATTTGGTGATCCAATTGTTGGGAATGCCGAAAAAACGAGACATGTCGGGGTTGAATTAACATTTGAACTGAAAGATTTGTTAATCAATGGATTTGAAATAAGTGGTAATGCGACAATAAGTAGAAATAAAATTATAAAGCATGGAGTTTATGTGTGGGAAAATCCATATACGGGTGAAAAATATTCAACTCCACGAAGAATTCCACTTGATGGTAAAAGAATCGCAGGTTTTCCTGATAATATGGCTTCATTGAGAATTTCTTATAGAAAAAGTGGGCTGTTTATTTCAATCCTTGGGAAGTATGTTGGGGATTTCTATACAGACAATTTCAACCTCATTCCGTCAAATAATGTTAACCGCATAGATAGGAAAGTTGATGCTTATACTGTTTTTGATTTAACAGCGGGGTATAAGATTGATAAGGTTTTGAGTTTTAAAAATGTTGAGCTTAAGCTTCAAGTAAATAATCTATTTAACGCACTTTATGCGGGTTCTGGTGTTGGCGATGAGTTTTATCCTGGGGCTGAGCGAAATTATTTTGTAGGTATTGGGTTTGAATTTTAA
- a CDS encoding thiamine pyrophosphokinase produces MKAILICNGNAPSESFLKKIVKNYNSVACADGGANLAYRFGIQPDFIIGDLDSIEKNVKDFFKRKGVEIIYDSDQNSTDIEKAVKFLIHRGYVSIDIISAIGDRLDHNLGNLSVLVNYHGRARLKIIDEKTEVFFATGKFSFKANKGDIISLIPLGRKVFISKTIGLKFKLQNESLIFSGRGVSNVATAKRVLIHVKRGGVFVIRKLNTLEL; encoded by the coding sequence TTGAAAGCAATTTTAATATGCAATGGAAATGCTCCTTCAGAAAGTTTTTTAAAGAAAATTGTTAAAAATTATAACTCTGTTGCTTGTGCAGATGGCGGAGCTAATTTAGCATACAGATTTGGGATTCAACCTGATTTTATAATTGGAGATCTTGATTCAATTGAGAAAAATGTAAAGGATTTCTTCAAGAGAAAGGGCGTTGAAATTATATACGATTCAGATCAAAACAGCACGGACATTGAAAAGGCTGTTAAGTTTTTAATTCATCGGGGATATGTCAGCATTGATATAATATCAGCGATTGGAGATAGGCTTGATCATAACCTTGGGAATTTAAGTGTGCTTGTTAATTACCATGGAAGGGCAAGGTTGAAAATAATTGATGAAAAAACTGAAGTATTTTTTGCAACTGGGAAATTTTCGTTTAAAGCCAATAAGGGTGACATTATTTCACTTATTCCACTTGGTAGGAAGGTTTTCATTTCAAAAACAATTGGATTAAAATTTAAACTTCAGAATGAGAGTTTAATTTTCAGTGGGAGAGGAGTAAGTAATGTTGCAACTGCGAAAAGGGTTTTAATTCATGTGAAGCGTGGCGGAGTGTTTGTCATTAGAAAATTAAACACCTTGGAACTATGA
- a CDS encoding solute:Na+ symporter, SSS family, translating to MRVNFAIEDIILIVLYFVSVLYIGFRAKKSDNNDAVEEYLLAGRSLTLPMFVATLVSTWYGGILGVGEFTYKHGLAVWFVFGLPYYVFGSIFAFVLAGKVRRSKLFTIPDRLAQVYDRRTSFLGTILTLILVTPAPYFLMLGVLFQIIFGVDLKLSIVISTLLSVSYLFAGGFRADVYTDIFEFFLMFVGFSLIIPFAIVKYGGINFIVSNVPREVLTLTGGNSIQYIIAWFLIAVWTLVDPGFYQRCYAARDERTAKYGILISILFWMIFDFMTMTAGLYSRAILPGLEQPLMAYPLLAEVVLPKVAKGLFYIGMLATIMSTLNTLVFISAVTIGNDIIWKLKKTHNEVNKINFYTRIGLIITSVLSILLAIYFPSVVDLWYIIGTLTIPGLLIPVITSYFESLTPSPRHAFLIMVSGFTCSFVSFVIGQVFKTPSGEPIYPLGLEPMFPGLIVSFLVYVLGKLRDKNLFFRAENVIFTNKKLKI from the coding sequence ATGAGAGTTAATTTTGCTATAGAGGATATCATCCTGATTGTGTTGTATTTTGTCAGCGTTCTTTATATTGGTTTTAGAGCAAAAAAGAGCGACAATAATGATGCAGTTGAGGAATATCTGCTTGCTGGGAGAAGCTTAACTCTTCCGATGTTTGTTGCAACGCTTGTCTCAACCTGGTATGGCGGGATTCTTGGAGTTGGTGAATTTACATACAAGCATGGTTTGGCTGTTTGGTTTGTTTTTGGATTACCATATTATGTTTTCGGATCTATTTTTGCATTTGTTCTTGCAGGGAAAGTCCGAAGATCAAAACTTTTTACTATTCCTGATAGGCTTGCTCAGGTATATGACAGAAGGACATCATTTTTGGGGACGATTTTAACTCTTATTCTTGTCACACCCGCTCCTTATTTTTTGATGCTTGGAGTTCTTTTTCAGATTATTTTTGGGGTTGATTTGAAATTAAGCATTGTGATAAGCACGCTTCTTTCGGTAAGTTATCTTTTTGCTGGTGGATTTAGGGCGGATGTTTATACGGATATTTTTGAGTTTTTTCTCATGTTTGTTGGCTTCAGCTTGATAATTCCATTTGCTATTGTAAAGTATGGGGGCATTAACTTTATCGTTTCAAATGTTCCAAGGGAGGTATTGACATTGACAGGCGGGAATTCAATTCAGTATATAATTGCCTGGTTTTTAATAGCGGTTTGGACACTTGTTGATCCTGGTTTTTATCAGAGATGCTATGCGGCAAGAGATGAGAGGACGGCTAAATATGGAATTCTTATTTCAATTTTGTTTTGGATGATTTTTGATTTCATGACTATGACAGCGGGGCTTTATTCCAGGGCGATATTGCCTGGGCTTGAGCAACCGCTTATGGCTTATCCTTTACTTGCTGAGGTTGTTTTGCCAAAGGTTGCGAAAGGTTTGTTTTACATCGGGATGCTTGCAACGATTATGTCAACCTTAAACACGCTTGTTTTTATTTCGGCAGTTACAATTGGTAATGATATAATTTGGAAGCTAAAGAAAACCCATAATGAAGTAAACAAGATAAACTTTTACACAAGGATAGGGCTTATTATAACATCTGTGTTATCAATTTTGCTTGCGATTTACTTTCCTTCAGTTGTTGACCTTTGGTATATAATTGGGACTTTGACGATACCTGGGCTTTTGATACCAGTTATCACAAGTTATTTTGAGAGTTTAACTCCAAGTCCAAGGCATGCATTTTTGATCATGGTTTCAGGTTTTACTTGTTCGTTTGTTTCATTTGTTATCGGTCAAGTTTTTAAAACGCCCTCTGGTGAGCCTATTTATCCGCTTGGGCTTGAGCCGATGTTTCCGGGGTTAATTGTATCTTTTCTGGTTTATGTGCTTGGGAAACTTAGGGATAAAAATTTGTTTTTTAGAGCTGAAAATGTTATTTTTACAAACAAAAAATTGAAAATTTAA
- a CDS encoding LSU ribosomal protein L13P, translated as MARFDVIVNKTFSPKKEEVINQRKWYLIDAEGQTLGRLASNIARILRGKHKPIFSPHVDCGDFVVVINAEKIKVTGKKEEKKFYFSHSGYPGGEKFESLRDLLKRKPEWVLWHAVKLMLPKNRLARKMIKKLKIYAGPEHPHQAQKPEPIPEELLLK; from the coding sequence ATGGCTCGTTTTGATGTGATTGTAAACAAGACATTTTCGCCGAAAAAGGAGGAAGTTATCAATCAAAGAAAGTGGTATTTAATTGATGCGGAGGGTCAAACCCTTGGCAGGTTAGCCAGTAATATCGCCAGAATTTTAAGAGGAAAACATAAACCGATTTTTTCACCGCATGTTGATTGTGGTGATTTTGTTGTTGTGATCAATGCTGAGAAAATCAAGGTCACCGGGAAGAAAGAGGAGAAGAAATTTTACTTTAGCCATTCTGGTTATCCAGGCGGTGAAAAGTTTGAAAGTTTGCGTGACCTTTTAAAAAGGAAACCCGAATGGGTTCTGTGGCATGCAGTTAAGCTCATGCTTCCGAAGAATCGGCTTGCGAGGAAAATGATAAAAAAACTCAAAATTTACGCTGGACCTGAGCATCCTCATCAAGCGCAAAAACCAGAACCAATACCAGAAGAATTGCTTTTAAAGTAA
- a CDS encoding SSU ribosomal protein S9P, giving the protein MAVISYDAVGRRKTSVARVRLIPGTGKIIVNKREFENYFPIEAHRVDVVQPLVVTNTLGQFDVIANVKGGGLTGQAGAIRLGIARALLKVDETYRKILRQYGLLTRDPRMVERKKYGQPKARKRFQFSKR; this is encoded by the coding sequence ATGGCTGTAATTTCATATGATGCTGTTGGGAGAAGAAAAACATCCGTCGCAAGGGTTCGCTTGATCCCTGGCACAGGGAAGATAATTGTAAATAAAAGGGAGTTTGAGAATTATTTCCCAATTGAGGCACATAGGGTTGATGTAGTTCAACCTCTTGTTGTGACAAATACACTTGGGCAATTTGATGTGATCGCAAATGTTAAGGGCGGTGGCTTAACAGGTCAAGCAGGCGCAATTCGGCTTGGGATAGCCAGAGCCCTTTTAAAAGTTGATGAAACATATAGAAAAATTTTAAGACAGTATGGACTTTTGACTAGAGACCCGAGGATGGTTGAGCGTAAGAAGTATGGACAGCCAAAGGCAAGAAAAAGATTCCAATTCTCAAAGAGATAA
- a CDS encoding SSU ribosomal protein S2P, whose product MPRVELQQLLEAGVHFGHLTRRWNPKMKPFIFMEKNGIHIIDLKKTQEYLDIACEEVKKIILQGKQVLFVGTKKQAREIIRTEAERAGMPYVIERWLGGTLTNFVTIRKSVKKLQNIEKMEADGTIDELTKKERLRILREKEKYQKILGGIRDMVTLPGAIYVVDIKKEHIAVSEARKLNIPIFAMLDTNCDPDLVDYPIPANDDAIKSIQLITKVFTDAILEAKTVIESERSLVEAERK is encoded by the coding sequence ATGCCGAGAGTTGAGCTTCAGCAGTTACTTGAAGCGGGAGTTCATTTCGGGCATTTAACCCGCCGGTGGAATCCGAAGATGAAACCGTTTATTTTTATGGAGAAAAATGGTATCCACATTATTGATTTGAAAAAAACCCAAGAATATCTTGATATCGCTTGTGAAGAAGTTAAAAAGATTATATTGCAAGGGAAGCAGGTTCTATTTGTTGGTACAAAAAAACAGGCGAGGGAAATTATAAGAACCGAAGCCGAGAGAGCTGGGATGCCCTATGTAATTGAGAGATGGCTTGGTGGAACTTTGACGAATTTCGTCACAATAAGAAAAAGCGTTAAGAAATTGCAGAACATTGAGAAAATGGAAGCAGATGGCACAATTGATGAATTAACGAAAAAAGAAAGATTGAGAATCCTACGTGAAAAAGAGAAATATCAAAAGATCCTTGGCGGTATAAGAGATATGGTGACATTGCCGGGGGCAATTTATGTGGTTGACATTAAGAAAGAACATATTGCGGTTTCAGAAGCAAGAAAATTAAATATCCCAATTTTTGCAATGCTTGATACGAATTGTGATCCCGATTTGGTTGATTATCCGATACCTGCAAACGATGACGCAATTAAATCAATTCAACTTATCACAAAAGTTTTCACTGACGCAATTCTTGAAGCCAAAACGGTTATTGAATCTGAAAGATCTCTTGTTGAAGCTGAACGAAAATAA
- a CDS encoding elongation factor Ts, with amino-acid sequence MEITLEQIKALREKTGAGIMDCKKALMETNGDIEKAIEYLRKRGASVLEKHANRETKQGLIEAYIHAGGRVGAIVEINCETDFVARTEEFKQLARDIAMQITAMNPKVVSREQLPEEIVKKEFEIYKEQALAEGKPEDVAEKIAQGKLEKFFEEVCLLDQPFIKDQGKTVRDLIHEAAAKFGENIVIRRFVRYYLGESVER; translated from the coding sequence ATGGAAATAACCCTTGAGCAAATAAAAGCGCTACGCGAGAAAACCGGAGCAGGTATAATGGATTGCAAAAAAGCACTTATGGAAACAAATGGAGATATTGAGAAAGCAATAGAATATCTAAGAAAGAGAGGTGCATCTGTTCTTGAGAAACATGCAAACAGGGAAACGAAACAGGGACTTATTGAAGCTTATATACATGCAGGTGGAAGAGTTGGCGCAATTGTTGAAATTAACTGTGAGACTGATTTTGTCGCAAGGACTGAGGAATTTAAACAGTTGGCTCGTGATATAGCAATGCAAATAACAGCAATGAACCCAAAGGTTGTTAGCAGAGAGCAATTGCCTGAAGAAATAGTGAAAAAGGAATTTGAAATTTATAAAGAGCAGGCACTTGCAGAGGGTAAACCTGAAGATGTAGCAGAAAAAATCGCGCAGGGAAAACTTGAGAAGTTCTTTGAGGAAGTGTGTCTACTTGATCAACCATTTATAAAAGATCAAGGCAAAACCGTGAGAGATTTGATCCATGAAGCTGCTGCTAAGTTTGGTGAAAACATAGTGATAAGGCGATTTGTGAGATATTACCTTGGGGAAAGCGTTGAGAGATAA